In Brettanomyces bruxellensis chromosome 8, complete sequence, a genomic segment contains:
- a CDS encoding uncharacterized protein (BUSCO:EOG09260JT9) produces the protein MSGIASSPLPSSPGLGVNSSNILSDLNSSQMPQAGSSSMQEHSQTTLFGNSQAAQGEPQRAEDEMETDEEPPPHVLRRRKDLSSIPRVVDLTAEKVREAFEQFLEEYEVGGEEEGKEREKEAEGEGEPAESTKPHKVYLEQISVMAMYDLSTLYVDYKQLLTRENGILASAIADQYYRFLPYLEAGLRHVIKRHEPGMLSRRAPVADGEAEAAASGTRVFQISFYGLPAVHRLRELRAEKIGALLSVSGTVTRTSEVRPELYRGTFSCDVCKTQVENVEQTFRYTEPTSCPNPNCDNQILWTLNVAQSVFVDWQKVRVQESSGEIPTGSMPRTIDVILRGDLVDRAKPGDRCLFTGTEIVVPDVSQLGLPGVKPASIRARGFGIAAESGAAGVTGLRSLGARELTYRIAFLGCHVCPVGLTEAPGGATGAGGAGAAGGLPGGVPGGMPGDTMLAPEHGISREDNERQQEAFLNTLTEEEVNELKEMVGDDHIYSKLVASIAPSIFGHEIIKKGLLLQQLGGVHKRTVEGIELRGDINVCVVGDPSTAKSQFLKWVTGFSPRAVYTSGKASTAAGLTASVVKDEESGEFTIEAGALMLADNGICCIDEFDKMDISDQVAIHEAMEQQTISIAKAGIHATLNARTSILAAANPIGGRYNAKRSLRSNLAMSAPIMSRFDLFFVILDECNEKIDTQLASHIVNIHMLRDDAVDAPFSTDQLLRYIRYARTFKPKMTAEARDYLVQKYKELRADDSQGFGRTSYRITVRQLESMIRLSEAIARANCTEDITPRFVAEAYDLLRQSIIRVEKDDVDLGMGDEEGEDENEGEDENEGENENEGENEGENENEGENENDNEKDHQRKNANNHRHPKNKFLIPYDKYIRMMNMFVRRIGSSKNSSEDPQGYTGSELVDWYLFQIESEINSEREYWAESKIAYKVLSRLVKDRILMRVNPESVDTLDDIPPEFNIDDDMPAKERKEKLEGLAKWRKKREIEKKIRMIYILHPNCAIVDFLDQGTQDEEAEHNES, from the coding sequence ATGTCAGGAATCGCATCATCACCACTTCCTTCATCCCCAGGGTTGGGAGTGAACAGCTCGAATATTTTGAGCGACTTGAACAGCTCACAGATGCCACAGGCAGGGTCGTCATCGATGCAAGAGCATTCGCAAACAACACTTTTTGGAAACTCACAGGCAGCCCAAGGAGAGCCTCAAAGAGCAGAAGATGAGATGGAAACAGATGAAGAGCCACCACCACATGTTCTCAGACGGCGGAAGGACTTGAGTTCGATCCCCAGGGTGGTGGATCTGACCGCGGAGAAGGTGCGGGAGGCGTTTGAGCAGTTCCTCGAGGAGTATGAGGTGGGAGGAGAGgaggaaggaaaagagagagaaaaagaggcaGAAGGGGAAGGAGAGCCGGCAGAAAGCACAAAACCGCACAAGGTGTACCTTGAGCAGATATCAGTGATGGCCATGTACGACCTGTCGACGCTGTACGTGGACTACAAGCAGCTCCTCACGCGGGAAAACGGGATTTTGGCAAGTGCGATCGCAGACCAGTACTACCGGTTCTTGCCGTACTTGGAGGCCGGTTTGCGGCATGTAATCAAGCGGCACGAGCCCGGGATGTTGAGCCGGAGGGCCCCGGTGGCCGACGGGGAGGCGGAGGCTGCTGCCAGCGGCACAAGAGTGTTCCAAATCTCGTTTTACGGCCTACCCGCAGTGCATCGACTCCGGGAGCTGCGTGCAGAGAAAATCGGGGCTCTACTTTCAGTATCGGGCACGGTGACCCGAACCAGCGAGGTGAGGCCCGAGTTGTACCGTGGTACGTTCAGCTGTGACGTGTGCAAGACTCAGGTGGAGAATGTGGAGCAAACTTTCAGATACACGGAGCCCACATCGTGTCCGAATCCAAACTGTGACAACCAGATCTTGTGGACGTTGAACGTGGCGCAGTCGGTGTTTGTTGACTGGCAAAAAGTGCGTGTGCAGGAGAGTTCAGGTGAGATTCCGACCGGGTCGATGCCGCGGACGATCGACGTGATTCTCCGGGGCGACCTCGTCGATCGGGCAAAACCGGGGGACAGGTGTCTTTTCACGGGGACGGAGATAGTGGTGCCGGATGTTTCGCAGCTGGGTCTCCCCGGGGTGAAGCCGGCCAGCATCCGGGCCCGGGGGTTCGGAATTGCGGCGGAGTCCGGTGCCGCCGGGGTGACGGGGCTCCGGTCGCTCGGGGCCCGCGAGCTCACGTACCGCATAGCGTTTCTGGGCTGCCACGTGTGCCCGGTGGGTCTTACCGAGGCGCCCGGTGGCGCTACCGGGGCCGGCGGAGCTGGTGCCGCAGGGGGACTCCCCGGTGGGGTGCCCGGTGGGATGCCCGGGGACACCATGCTCGCCCCAGAGCACGGAATCTCCAGGGAGGACAACGAGAGGCAGCAGGAGGCATTCTTGAACACGCTCACGGAGGAGGAGGTCAACGAGCTCAAGGAAATGGTCGGTGACGACCACATCTACTCGAAGCTGGTCGCGTCGATCGCCCCGTCGATTTTCGGCCACGAGATCATCAAGAAAGGTCTGCTTCTCCAGCAGCTAGGTGGGGTTCACAAGCGGACTGTGGAGGGCATCGAGCTCAGAGGGGACATCAACGTGTGCGTGGTGGGCGACCCATCGACCGCGAAATCGCAGTTTCTCAAGTGGGTGACCGGGTTTTCTCCCAGAGCCGTGTACACTTCCGGTAAAGCGTCCACTGCAGCTGGTCTAACAGCCTCAGTTGTGAAGGATGAGGAGTCCGGCGAGTTCACCATCGAGGCCGGGGCCCTCATGCTCGCAGATAACGGCATTTGCTGCATCGATGAATTCGACAAGATGGATATTTCCGACCAGGTCGCAATTCACGAGGCCATGGAGCAACAGACCATTTCGATAGCCAAAGCCGGCATCCACGCAACACTCAATGCCCGGACGTCGATCCTCGCTGCAGCCAACCCGATCGGCGGCCGGTATAATGCCAAAAGAAGCCTCCGGAGCAATCTTGCGATGAGTGCACCGATCATGTCGCGTTTCGACCTGTTTTTCGTCATTTTGGACGAGTGCAACGAGAAAATCGACACCCAGCTCGCCAGCCACATCGTTAACATCCACATGCTCCGGGACGACGCCGTCGACGCGCCGTTCTCCACCGACCAGCTCCTCCGCTACATCCGGTATGCCCGCACTTTCAAGCCTAAGATGACTGCCGAGGCCAGGGACTACCTTGTGCAAAAATACAAGGAACTCCGGGCCGACGACTCCCAGGGCTTTGGCCGAACAAGCTACCGGATCACCGTTCGGCAGCTCGAGTCGATGATCCGTCTTTCCGAGGCCATAGCCCGGGCCAACTGCACGGAAGATATCACTCCTCGTTTTGTTGCCGAGGCGTATGATCTTTTGCGGCAGTCGATCATCCGGGTGGAGAAGGATGATGTTGATCTTGGGATGGGGGATGAGGAGGGTGAGGATGAGAATGAGGGTGAGGATGAGAATGAGGGTGAGAATGAGAATGAGGGTGAGAATGAGGGtgaaaatgagaatgagggtgaaaatgagaatgaCAATGAGAAGGACcatcaaagaaagaacGCAAACAATCACAGACATCCTAAGAACAAATTCCTCATCCCGTACGACAAGTACATCCGCATGATGAACATGTTCGTCAGGCGAATCGGATCCTCCAAGAACTCATCCGAAGACCCTCAGGGCTACACCGGTTCTGAACTTGTCGACTGGTATCTTTTCCAGATCGAGTCCGAGATCAACTCGGAGCGTGAGTACTGGGCCGAGAGCAAGATCGCGTACAAGGTGCTTAGCCGGTTGGTTAAGGACCGCATTTTGATGAGAGTCAACCCCGAATCGGTCGACACTCTAGACGATATACCGCCGGAATTCAACATAGATGATGATATGCCGGCCAAAGAGCGCAAGGAGAAACTTGAGGGGCTCGCCAAGtggaggaaaaagagagagatCGAGAAAAAGATCAGGATGATCTACATCCTACATCCAAACTGTGCCATTGTCGACTTCTTGGACCAGGGAACCCAGGATGAGGAGGCAGAGCACAATGAGAGCTGA
- a CDS encoding uncharacterized protein (BUSCO:EOG092656JA) yields the protein MAAINFIQQVSKARNGLGSFVLPCKKILITYCDFGGSSVGMRDFLRSRLKGFASQYPEIEFQVLEKPGFHPVIRGFYTNEKSKQICCRKWNADVIENKLKLLINSTGSKLKKPKQNVISLNSSVRGIWSPFHVDPSQRYKI from the coding sequence ATGGCAGCGATAAACTTTATACAACAAGTATCGAAGGCCCGTAATGGGCTAGGGTCGTTTGTTTTGCCCTGTAAGAAGATTCTGATTACATACTGCGATTTTGGCGGTTCATCTGTAGGAATGAGAGATTTCTTGAGATCAAGACTGAAAGGATTTGCTTCACAGTATCCGGAGATCGAGTTCCAGGTTCTGGAGAAGCCTGGATTTCATCCAGTCATCAGAGGTTTTTACACAAATGAGAAGAGCAAACAAATATGCTGCAGGAAATGGAACGCAGATGTAATTGAGAACAAGCTGAAGTTGCTCATAAATTCGACCGGCtcgaagttgaagaagccTAAGCAGAATGTCATATCACTTAATAGCTCTGTTAGGGGTATATGGTCACCATTCCATGTTGATCCATCCCAGCGTTACAAGATATAA
- a CDS encoding uncharacterized protein (BUSCO:EOG09262E98): MPLPILPYFSKEPVCKKISLVGQVLIPFVAGKTKSEDITKYSTTAFFEVNLDYTSAEIDEDTIEQLLALYNKGVSKVFAPVRVAEEIKSRIPNARLVYKVLTTAEAAGVKNAAVAITETPSSPEAVQPFAQAGVYVFVSRKLDSGSISGWAKSAATIVIDSSLVTTEYEHPAAGKTPLIEYIVAGLRTDRPDGLYTTVAVNAEHQALGVAYSSKQSIAEAFRRKAGVYQSRTRGLWVKGLTSGNTQELYRVDSDCDGDAIQFVVEQKGAGFCHKDTSTCFGQLPGLSNLETVLRERVANAPEGSYTKRLLNNRKMLDSKIREEADELIDANTKSEIAWEAADLFYFAMVKCAKNGVSLADIEKNLEAKSLRVTRRQGNAKPKYVAETEEHDREKQQKAEKEAEKKVELEIDPEAPIVLKRVDADTASAEEVAACLKRPIHTSKDIMSLVTPIVERVKSEGDKALLDLTQKFDHVSLKTPMMSAPFAESSMQITDDVRRAIDIAFENVRKFHEAQLRKGVMKVETCPGVVCSRFARPIERVGCYVPGGTAVLPSTSLMLSVPALVAGCKDIIFASPPGKDGKLTPEVVYVAHKVGAKGIVMAGGAQAVAAMAYGTQTIPKCDKIMGPGNQFVTAAKMLVSNDSAAMCAIDMPAGPSEVLVVADQFADTDFVASDLLSQAEHGVDSQVLCIAVNMPKSKLDELDRAVDSQARRLPRVAIVRKCIAHSTTLQVKTYAEAFEMANRYAPEHLILQIKDAEKWVDSVNNAGSVFVGAYSPESCGDYASGTNHTLPTYGYARMYSGVNTATFQKFITSQVVTPEGLKSIGKATMDLAAVEGLDAHRNAVKIRMEKLGLYPPSN, translated from the coding sequence ATGCCATTACCTATCTTACCGTACTTCTCGAAAGAGCCAGTGTGCAAGAAGATCTCACTTGTGGGACAGGTGTTGATCCCATTTGTGGCTGGAAAAACTAAGTCGGAGGACATCACAAAATATTCAACAACAGCATTTTTCGAGGTTAACTTGGACTACACGTCGGCGGAGATCGACGAGGACACCATAGAACAACTCTTGGCATTGTACAACAAGGGCGTGTCGAAGGTTTTCGCGCCGGTGAGAGTTGCTGAGGAGATCAAGTCACGAATTCCAAATGCAAGACTTGTGTATAAGGTTTTGACAACAGCAGAGGCAGCAGGTGTGAAAAATGCGGCGGTGGCCATCACGGAGACGCCCTCGAGTCCTGAGGCAGTGCAGCCATTTGCCCAGGCCGGCGTGTACGTGTTTGTGAGCCGGAAATTGGACTCTGGCAGCATTTCTGGTTGGGCAAAGTCCGCAGCGACGATTGTGATCGATTCAAGCCTCGTCACGACCGAGTACGAGCACCCAGCGGCTGGAAAAACGCCGTTGATCGAGTACATTGTGGCTGGGTTGAGGACGGACAGACCGGACGGGCTGTACACGACTGTGGCGGTGAATGCAGAGCACCAAGCACTCGGAGTTGCATATTCTTCGAAACAGTCGATTGCAGAGGCTTTTAGGCGCAAGGCGGGCGTGTACCAGTCGAGGACACGTGGCCTATGGGTGAAGGGGTTGACCTCTGGAAACACGCAGGAGTTGTATCGGGTGGACTCGGACTGTGACGGAGATGCGATCCAGTTTGTGGTGGAGCAGAAAGGAGCCGGATTCTGCCACAAGGACACGAGTACGTGTTTCGGGCAGTTGCCAGGGTTGTCGAACTTGGAGACGGTGTTGCGCGAGAGGGTGGCAAACGCTCCAGAAGGTTCCTACACGAAGCGGTTGCTCAACAACCGGAAAATGCTGGATTCGAAGATTAGAGAGGAGGCAGACGAGCTCATTGATGCGAACACGAAGAGCGAGATCGCGTGGGAGGCAGCCGATCTCTTCTACTTTGCGATGGTGAAGTGTGCGAAGAACGGGGTGAGCTTGGCGGACATCGAGAAGAACCTGGAGGCGAAATCTCTAAGAGTGACACGCCGTCAAGGAAATGCCAAGCCTAAATACGTGGCAGAGACAGAGGAACATGACAGGGAGAAACAGCAGAAGGCAGAGAAGGAGGcagagaagaaggtggAGCTGGAAATCGACCCAGAGGCCCCAATCGTGCTGAAAAGAGTGGATGCAGACACAGCCTCGGCCGAGGAGGTGGCAGCATGCTTGAAGAGGCCAATCCACACAAGCAAGGACATCATGTCGCTTGTGACACCGATTGTCGAGCGGGTGAAGAGCGAGGGAGACAAGGCACTTCTTGATTTGACGCAGAAGTTCGACCACGTGTCCTTAAAGACGCCAATGATGAGTGCACCGTTCGCAGAGTCGTCGATGCAGATTACCGACGATGTCCGGCGGGCCATCGACATCGCGTTCGAGAATGTGCGCAAATTCCACGAGGCACAGCTCCGCAAAGGTGTCATGAAGGTCGAAACGTGCCCAGGTGTGGTTTGCAGCCGGTTTGCAAGGCCTATTGAGCGGGTTGGGTGTTATGTTCCGGGTGGAACGGCAGTGTTGCCATCCACTTCGCTCATGCTTTCCGTTCCAGCCTTAGTTGCAGGCTGCAAAGACATCATCTTTGCCTCTCCACCGGGCAAGGACGGCAAGTTGACGCCTGAAGTTGTCTACGTGGCCCACAAAGTCGGTGCCAAGGGCATTGTGATGGCCGGAGGTGCCCAGGCAGTGGCTGCCATGGCCTACGGTACGCAAACGATTCCGAAATGCGACAAGATTATGGGTCCCGGCAACCAGTTCGTGACAGCTGCCAAAATGCTTGTTTCGAACGATTCCGCAGCAATGTGTGCCATCGATATGCCTGCCGGACCTTCGGAGGTTCTTGTGGTTGCAGACCAGTTTGCAGACACCGATTTCGTGGCCTCGGATTTGCTTTCGCAGGCCGAACACGGTGTGGACTCGCAGGTTCTCTGTATTGCAGTCAATATGCCAAAGAGCAAGCTCGATGAGCTCGACAGAGCAGTTGACTCGCAGGCCAGAAGACTTCCTCGTGTTGCCATCGTCAGGAAGTGCATTGCACACTCCACTACGTTGCAGGTGAAGACCTACGCGGAGGCCTTTGAGATGGCCAACCGTTACGCTCCGGAGCACTTGATTTTGCAGATCAAGGATGCCGAGAAGTGGGTCGACAGCGTCAACAACGCTGGTTCCGTGTTTGTCGGAGCCTACTCGCCCGAATCCTGCGGTGACTACGCCTCAGGTACAAACCACACGCTTCCAACCTATGGATATGCCAGAATGTACTCCGGTGTCAACACTGCCACCTTCCAGAAGTTCATCACCTCCCAGGTTGTCACTCCAGAAGGTTTGAAGTCGATCGGAAAGGCCACCATGGATTTGGCCGCCGTCGAGGGTCTAGATGCCCACAGAAATGCTGTCAAGATTCGTATGGAGAAGCTTGGCTTGTATCCCCCCAGTAACTAG
- the RAD16 gene encoding DNA repair protein rad16 (BUSCO:EOG09260NNR) has protein sequence MIAEIPDTEAEIEPSSDLEIQYGGGFIRDDPDVKKGKTRRVTRRRTRTQTGELRRINYNEDEDGQPGVKRASRRAKKAPVIKIEDDVDGEDGDYVLSAEDEVYEVEEEERDLYHPGDELNDDVVVVKAEKVENTPEVPIDVEDEEVGQAEGGNEKKRRRGGKTGGKRKRKGKKKPKIKLTPFQRRTNKLMEAHPELKDVFKALEETPERKAERMKQPDGLTITLLPFQQEGLHWMVEQEQNSSYNGGILADEMGMGKTIEMISLMMWDRSKTPNLVVAPTVALMQWKSEIENHAGGALKVYLYHGANRAKSLQELQDYDVILTSYAVVESGYRKEKYGFKRHGRRVKERSLIHQKQFYRVVLDEAHNIKDRTSSTAHAADHLNCEKRWCLTGTPLQNRIGELYSLIRFLDLQPFCCYFCTKCSCASKEWNFPDYKVCAACGHAPMCHSNFFNHFMLKNIQKYGLEFEGKEAFHRLQLLLRQIMLRRTKVERADDLGLPPKIVEIRRDYFNPEEKDLYMSLFTNSKRQFDDYVAKGVVLNNYANIFTLITRMRQLADHPDLVLKRLKPAAAQLTDQDTRDLLAGVVVCQLCDDEAEDPIVSKCHHKFCRMCISEYIDSFEGDQRQLKCPVCHIPLSIDLEQPAIELNPAIADKKSSIVDQINMLGSWKSSTKIEALMEELYKSRSDRKTTKSIVFSQFTSMLDLVEWRLKRAGFATVKLQGSMTPVQRQESIRYFLENPSVEVFLVSLKAGGVALNLVEANQVFIMDSWWNPALDTGQAADRIHRIGQFRPIRIVKLVIEDSIESRIIELQEKKANMVKATLDKDQSAANRLTPADMQFLFNN, from the coding sequence ATGATAGCGGAAATTCCCGACACTGAGGCGGAAATAGAGCCGAGCTCGGACCTGGAAATTCAGTATGGAGGGGGGTTTATCCGGGATGATCCAGATGTTAAGAAAGGCAAGACTCGAAGAGTGACACGGAGAAGAACCCGTACACAAACGGGTGAACTCAGGCGAATCAACTACAacgaggatgaggatggGCAGCCCGGCGTGAAGAGGGCATCGAGGAGGGCAAAAAAAGCACCAGTTATCAAAATTGAAGATGATGTAGACGGGGAAGACGGAGATTATGTTCTCAGTGCAGAGGACGAAGTTTACGAAGTTGAGGAGGAGGAGCGGGACCTATATCATCCGGGGGATGAGCTTAATGATGACGTGGTTGTCGTGAAGGCGGAAAAGGTGGAAAATACACCTGAAGTGCCTATTGATgtggaagatgaagaggtTGGACAGGCAGAAGGTGGcaatgagaagaaaagaagaagaggcgGAAAGACAGGCGGGAAACGCAAGAGAAAGGGCAAGAAGAAGCCGAAAATCAAGCTGACACCCTTCCAGAGGCGGACAAACAAGTTGATGGAGGCACATCCAGAGCTGAAAGACGTGTTTAAGGCTTTGGAAGAGACGCctgaaagaaaagcagagCGAATGAAGCAGCCGGACGGACTGACGATCACCTTGCTCCCATTTCAGCAGGAGGGCCTGCACTGGATGGTGGAGCAGGAGCAGAACTCAAGCTACAACGGCGGGATCTTGGCAGATGAGATGGGCATGGGCAAAACGATCGAAATGATCTCTCTAATGATGTGGGACCGGTCCAAGACTCCGAACTTGGTCGTTGCACCGACGGTGGCGTTGATGCAGTGGAAATCAGAGATAGAGAACCACGCTGGCGGTGCCTTGAAGGTGTATTTGTACCACGGGGCGAACCGCGCGAAGTCGTTGCAGGAATTGCAAGATTACGATGTGATTCTCACGTCTTACGCAGTTGTGGAGAGCGGGTACCGGAAGGAGAAGTACGGGTTCAAGCGGCATGGCCGGCGGGTCAAGGAGCGGAGTCTTATTCACCAGAAGCAGTTCTACCGGGTGGTTTTGGACGAGGCCCACAACATTAAGGACAGAACGAGTTCGACGGCACATGCTGCAGATCACCTTAACTGTGAGAAGAGGTGGTGCCTAACGGGAACACCGCTCCAGAACAGAATCGGCGAGTTGTACTCGTTGATCCGGTTTTTGGATTTGCAGCCGTTTTGCTGCTACTTCTGCACGAAATGCAGCTGTGCATCGAAAGAATGGAATTTCCCAGACTACAAGGTGTGTGCAGCGTGCGGACATGCCCCCATGTGCCACagcaacttcttcaacCACTTCATGTTGAAGAACATCCAGAAATACGGGCTGGAGTTCGAGGGAAAGGAGGCTTTCCATCGGTTGCAACTTCTCCTCAGGCAGATCATGCTCCGGCGGACCAAAGTGGAACGTGCGGACGACTTGGGGTTGCCGCCGAAAATCGTCGAAATCCGTCGCGACTACTTCAACCCGGAGGAGAAGGACTTGTACATGTCGTTGTTCACCAACTCGAAGCGCCAGTTTGATGACTACGTTGCCAAGGGTGTTGTTTTGAACAACTACGCCAATATATTCACGCTCATTACCCGGATGAGGCAGTTGGCCGACCACCCGGACCTTGTTTTGAAGCGGCTCAAGCCAGCTGCTGCCCAGCTCACGGATCAGGACACCAGAGACTTGTTGGCGGGTGTTGTTGTGTGCCAACTCTGCGATGACGAGGCTGAGGACCCCATCGTGTCCAAGTGCCACCACAAATTCTGCCGGATGTGCATCAGCGAGTATATCGACAGCTTCGAAGGTGACCAACGCCAGTTGAAGTGCCCCGTGTGCCATATTCCGCTCAGTATCGACCTCGAGCAGCCGGCAATCGAGCTGAATCCGGCCATCGCCGACAAGAAAAGCTCCATCGTCGACCAGATCAACATGTTGGGCAGCTGGAAGTCGTCGACCAAGATCGAGGCACTCATGGAGGAGCTCTACAAGTCGAGGTCCGACCGCAAGACCACCAAGTCGATCGTCTTCTCGCAGTTCACGTCGATGCTCGACTTGGTCGAGTGGCGGTTGAAAAGAGCCGGTTTCGCAACTGTCAAATTGCAGGGCTCCATGACCCCGGTCCAGAGGCAGGAGTCCATCCGGTACTTCTTGGAAAATCCGTCCGTTGAGGTCTTCTTGGTCTCATTAAAGGCCGGGGGTGTCGCACTCAACTTGGTGGAGGCTAATCAGGTTTTCATCATGGACAGTTGGTGGAATCCTGCTCTAGACACAGGCCAGGCTGCCGATAGAATCCATAGAATCGGGCAGTTCCGGCCCATCCGCATTGTCAAGTTGGTCATAGAGGACAGTATTGAGTCCAGAATCATCGAGTTgcaggagaagaaggcCAACATGGTCAAGGCTACTTTGGATAAGGACCAGTCTGCTGCCAACCGCTTAACTCCGGCCGACATGCAGTTTTTATTCAACAATTAG
- a CDS encoding uncharacterized protein (BUSCO:EOG09264XOC), with translation MADKFPEINDVSVDGTEQPSGDFLSREKAALGDEFATDEDQKIVQEAEEGDDDEFQDFKTQFPAVDSQASETVAADKETEKGEAGESDYLNEGTAAVTKKFDSLNMEESEPVKEWKQKKEAEITEKDEADAKKLQGLKEDAQKATDEFYENYNNKKDVLIEQTKKEEKKFLEKRDSFLEKGTVWDHAIELLKLNKNSSSVDDENQRDKTRFKEILLSLKGKETVPGAQGISEN, from the coding sequence ATGGCAGACAAATTCCCGGAGATAAATGATGTTTCAGTTGATGGCACTGAACAGCCATCAGGAGACTTTTTGAGCCGAGAGAAGGCCGCTTTAGGAGATGAATTTGCAACGGATGAGGACCAGAAGATTGTGCAAGAGGCCGAAGAGGGAGATGATGACGAATTTCAAGATTTCAAAACACAGTTTCCAGCAGTGGACTCTCAGGCTTCAGAAACAGTAGCAGCAGACAAAGAAACCGAAAAGGGGGAAGCTGGCGAATCAGATTATCTCAATGAGGGCACAGCAGCAGTCACAAAGAAGTTTGATTCGTTGAATATGGAAGAAAGTGAGCCAGTGAAGGAAtggaagcaaaagaaggaggCAGAAATTACAGAGAAGGATGAAGCAGATGCAAAGAAGCTCCAAGGTTTGAAGGAGGATGCACAGAAAGCCACAGACGAGTTTTATGAGAACTACAATAACAAGAAGGACGTGTTAATCGAGCAGacaaagaaggaggaaaagaagttcTTGGAGAAAAGAGACTCGTTTTTGGAAAAAGGAACGGTTTGGGACCATGCAATCGagttgttgaagttgaacaAGAATTCAAGCTCTGTGGATGATGAGAACCAGCGCGATAAGACCCGGTTCAAGGaaattttactttctttaaaaggaaaagaaactgTTCCAGGTGCTCAGGGGATTTCTGAAAACTAG